A genomic stretch from Chloroflexota bacterium includes:
- a CDS encoding class I SAM-dependent methyltransferase has product MAQRLLTHSLDSLLAAALAARADLFEARREAAFRLFNGFTEGCPDLVVDLYARTLVLHNYADLPEAAQETMLAAQSYLQVHLPWVQTVVLKTRNGHTPDERRGVIIGGETPDRKIRDPKGGVWYAVDLRLNRDASFYLDTRNLRRWTFDHLADKTALNTFAYTGSLGVAATAGGARRVVHLDRSRAFLNVAKTSHTLNGFPIHKPDFIAGDFWEQVSRLKRARETFDCVFLDPPFFAESNTGKVDLVNQSQRLINKVRPLVANGGWLVAINNALFVSGADYMQTLEGLCADGYLSIETLIPVPPDLTGYPETQVRPPLVDPAPFNHSTKIAVLRAHRK; this is encoded by the coding sequence ATGGCGCAAAGGCTCTTGACCCACTCTCTCGATTCTCTTCTCGCCGCCGCCCTCGCCGCCCGCGCCGATCTATTTGAGGCACGACGCGAAGCCGCCTTTCGCCTCTTCAATGGCTTTACCGAAGGTTGCCCCGATCTCGTCGTTGACCTGTACGCTCGCACGCTCGTCCTGCACAACTACGCCGACCTGCCGGAAGCCGCGCAAGAAACAATGCTGGCGGCGCAGAGCTACTTGCAAGTTCACCTGCCCTGGGTTCAAACCGTCGTCCTCAAAACGCGCAACGGCCATACGCCGGACGAACGTCGCGGGGTCATTATCGGCGGCGAAACCCCGGATCGAAAAATCCGCGACCCGAAGGGCGGAGTCTGGTATGCCGTTGATCTGCGCCTCAATCGTGACGCCAGCTTTTATCTCGACACGCGAAACTTGCGGCGCTGGACGTTCGATCATCTGGCCGACAAAACGGCGTTGAACACCTTCGCCTACACCGGAAGTTTAGGGGTGGCCGCCACTGCCGGGGGAGCGCGGCGCGTCGTCCATCTGGATCGCAGCCGCGCCTTCCTCAACGTGGCCAAAACCTCACACACCCTCAACGGCTTTCCCATTCACAAGCCCGATTTTATTGCCGGCGACTTTTGGGAACAGGTGAGCCGCCTCAAGCGCGCGCGCGAGACCTTTGATTGCGTCTTCCTCGACCCGCCATTTTTTGCTGAGAGCAACACTGGTAAAGTGGATTTGGTGAACCAGAGCCAGCGTCTCATCAACAAAGTGCGCCCGCTCGTCGCCAACGGCGGCTGGCTGGTCGCCATCAACAACGCCCTGTTTGTGAGCGGCGCAGATTACATGCAGACGCTGGAAGGCTTGTGCGCTGACGGCTATCTCTCGATTGAAACGCTGATTCCCGTCCCGCCCGACCTCACCGGCTACCCGGAAACGCAGGTGAGGCCGCCTCTGGTTGACCCGGCCCCGTTCAACCATTCGACCAAGATTGCGGTGTTGAGAGCGCATCGAAAGTAG
- a CDS encoding GNAT family N-acetyltransferase, translated as MLITILEERPDSWDAVQLITELDTHLSRQLYPQESRHAFSVAKLVREGVAFFVTRYEGEPAGCGGLKLFGAEYGEVKRMYVRPAYRGFGLGKAMLNRLAEYARGRQVSVLRLETGIYQTEAIGLYERFGFQRRPPFGEYKDDPLSVYYEKSIV; from the coding sequence ATGCTAATCACCATCTTGGAAGAGCGCCCTGATTCTTGGGATGCTGTGCAACTCATCACTGAACTTGACACGCATCTTAGTCGGCAATTGTATCCGCAAGAAAGTCGCCACGCTTTCAGCGTCGCTAAGCTTGTGCGTGAAGGAGTCGCATTCTTTGTAACACGGTATGAGGGAGAACCAGCCGGGTGCGGCGGCCTGAAACTGTTTGGCGCCGAGTATGGCGAAGTCAAGCGGATGTATGTGCGCCCTGCTTATCGCGGATTCGGATTGGGCAAGGCAATGCTCAACCGCTTGGCTGAGTACGCTCGGGGACGGCAGGTGAGTGTATTACGCCTGGAAACGGGGATTTATCAGACGGAAGCCATTGGACTATACGAACGTTTTGGTTTTCAGCGTCGGCCACCATTCGGAGAATACAAAGACGATCCGCTGAGTGTCTATTACGAGAAGTCTATCGTATGA